The following proteins are encoded in a genomic region of Xanthomonas citri pv. mangiferaeindicae:
- a CDS encoding efflux transporter periplasmic adaptor subunit, whose translation MLAACGSPESASRPEGGAAVPVTTTVAALRDWNDTVAALGTVKARESIMLTAKVSETVQRVHFDSGDDVDAGMVLVTLTGSQQQAALEAAEAAAIEAEQQYRRGAGLVDQQLIARASLDTLRATRDAARANVAEMRANVGDRTIRAPFAGVLGIRQVSPGALVTPGTPIATLDDISTVYVDFPVPETRLAAIAPGQRVFGRSAAYPADEFEGVVQTIDARVDANTRAVTVRGAFGNPDRRLRPGMLIQVRLQQRTRQALMVPEIAVIQVGRDTFVYRVREDETVEQAPVEIGVRQDGLAELVEGLTPGERIVLDGTGKLRPGMKIVEGTVQEAKAQPAEDAATPKDDVR comes from the coding sequence ATGCTTGCAGCCTGCGGCAGCCCCGAGAGCGCGTCCCGCCCGGAGGGCGGTGCGGCGGTTCCGGTGACCACGACGGTCGCCGCGCTGCGCGACTGGAACGACACGGTCGCGGCGCTGGGCACGGTCAAGGCGCGCGAGTCGATCATGCTCACCGCGAAGGTCAGCGAAACGGTGCAGCGGGTGCACTTCGATAGCGGCGACGATGTCGACGCCGGCATGGTGCTGGTCACGCTGACCGGCAGCCAGCAGCAGGCGGCGCTCGAAGCGGCCGAGGCCGCGGCGATCGAGGCCGAGCAGCAGTACCGGCGCGGCGCGGGGCTGGTGGATCAGCAATTGATCGCACGCGCCTCGCTCGACACCCTGCGCGCGACCCGCGACGCCGCGCGTGCGAACGTGGCCGAGATGCGCGCCAACGTCGGCGACCGCACCATCCGCGCGCCGTTCGCCGGCGTGCTGGGCATCCGCCAGGTCAGCCCGGGCGCCCTGGTCACCCCAGGCACCCCGATCGCGACGCTCGACGACATCTCGACCGTCTATGTCGATTTCCCCGTGCCCGAGACCCGGCTGGCGGCGATCGCACCTGGCCAGCGCGTGTTCGGGCGCAGCGCGGCGTACCCGGCCGACGAGTTCGAGGGCGTGGTGCAGACGATCGATGCCCGCGTCGATGCCAACACCCGTGCGGTGACCGTGCGCGGCGCGTTCGGCAATCCCGACCGCCGGCTGCGGCCTGGCATGCTGATCCAGGTCCGGCTGCAGCAGCGGACCCGCCAGGCGCTGATGGTGCCGGAGATCGCGGTGATCCAAGTCGGCCGCGACACCTTCGTCTACCGCGTGCGCGAGGACGAGACGGTCGAGCAGGCGCCGGTCGAGATCGGCGTGCGCCAGGACGGCCTGGCCGAACTGGTCGAAGGCCTGACGCCGGGCGAGCGCATCGTGCTCGACGGCACCGGCAAGCTGCGGCCGGGCATGAAGATCGTCGAAGGCACGGTGCAGGAGGCCAAGGCGCAACCGGCCGAGGATGCCGCCACGCCCAAGGACGACGTGCGATGA
- a CDS encoding cysteine synthase A — protein MALYDSILDTVGNTPIVRLNRLAPANVTLYAKVESFNPGGSVKDRLALAIVLDAERRGLLKPGDTIVEATSGNTGVALAMVAAARGYKFVATMVETFSIERRKLMRAYGAKVILTPAAERGSGMVRKARELAEQHGWFLASQFANPANPAYHRNTTAAEILRDFAGRRLDHFVTGWGTGGTLTGVGEVLKVARPDVKVTAVEPAGAAMLQGKDWAPHKIQGWTPDFVPEVLNRDIAAQLLSIDDALAIETARRLAAEEGIFVGISAGATVAAALEVAKTASDGEVILAMLPDTGERYFSTPLFADVNEGSDDDWLAGLP, from the coding sequence ATGGCCCTGTACGACAGCATCCTCGACACCGTCGGCAATACGCCCATCGTCCGGCTGAACAGGCTGGCGCCGGCCAACGTCACACTCTACGCCAAGGTTGAATCCTTCAATCCCGGCGGCTCGGTCAAGGACCGTCTGGCGCTGGCCATCGTGCTCGACGCCGAACGCCGCGGCCTGCTCAAGCCCGGCGACACCATCGTCGAGGCCACCTCGGGCAACACCGGCGTCGCCCTGGCGATGGTCGCGGCTGCGCGCGGCTACAAGTTCGTCGCCACGATGGTCGAGACGTTCTCGATCGAACGTCGCAAGCTGATGCGCGCCTACGGCGCCAAGGTGATCCTGACCCCGGCCGCCGAACGCGGCTCGGGCATGGTGCGCAAGGCACGGGAACTGGCCGAGCAGCATGGCTGGTTCCTCGCCAGCCAGTTCGCCAATCCCGCCAACCCTGCCTACCACCGCAACACCACCGCGGCCGAGATCCTGCGCGATTTTGCCGGCCGCAGGCTCGACCACTTCGTCACCGGCTGGGGCACCGGCGGCACACTGACCGGCGTGGGCGAAGTCCTCAAGGTCGCCCGCCCCGACGTCAAGGTCACCGCCGTCGAGCCCGCGGGTGCCGCGATGCTGCAGGGCAAGGACTGGGCGCCGCACAAGATCCAGGGCTGGACCCCGGACTTCGTGCCCGAGGTGCTCAATCGCGACATCGCCGCGCAACTGCTGTCGATCGACGACGCGCTGGCGATCGAGACCGCACGCCGACTCGCGGCCGAGGAAGGCATCTTCGTCGGCATCTCCGCCGGGGCGACCGTCGCTGCCGCGCTCGAAGTCGCCAAGACCGCCAGCGACGGTGAGGTGATCCTGGCAATGCTGCCCGACACCGGCGAGCGCTACTTCTCCACGCCGCTGTTCGCCGACGTCAACGAAGGCTCCGACGACGACTGGCTCGCGGGCCTGCCTTGA
- a CDS encoding O-acetyl-ADP-ribose deacetylase has translation MDRLRALQADITRCDVDAIVNAANPSLLGGGGVDGAIHRAAGPDLLRACRALPESPPGVRCPTGEARITPGFGLPARHVIHTVGPIWQDGQHGEPALLAACYRNALTLARAHGLASIAFPAISCGVYGYPPDAAVAIAVAQVRECLAEGPLNVLFCCHDPAMLARYTAALAA, from the coding sequence ATGGACCGTCTCCGCGCCCTGCAGGCCGACATCACCCGCTGCGACGTCGATGCCATCGTCAACGCCGCTAACCCGTCGCTGCTCGGCGGCGGCGGCGTCGACGGCGCGATCCACCGGGCGGCCGGGCCGGACCTGCTGCGCGCCTGCCGCGCCCTGCCCGAATCGCCGCCGGGCGTGCGCTGTCCGACCGGAGAAGCCCGGATTACGCCCGGCTTCGGGTTGCCGGCACGCCATGTGATCCACACCGTCGGCCCCATCTGGCAGGACGGCCAGCACGGCGAGCCCGCACTGCTCGCCGCCTGCTACCGCAACGCGCTGACGCTGGCGCGGGCGCACGGACTGGCGTCGATCGCGTTCCCGGCCATCAGTTGTGGCGTCTACGGCTATCCGCCCGATGCCGCGGTCGCAATCGCCGTCGCCCAGGTGCGCGAGTGCCTGGCCGAGGGCCCATTGAACGTGCTGTTTTGCTGCCACGACCCCGCGATGCTGGCGCGCTACACCGCAGCACTGGCGGCCTGA